The following coding sequences lie in one Halorussus halophilus genomic window:
- the lysA gene encoding diaminopimelate decarboxylase has translation MDLAARKARLLDHRESLLEEFDTPLYIFFEEDLRRNYRTLRGALDDHYPDSTIHFAVKANYNLGVLSVLRDEGCHAEAYARCELTATQQAGFDPGDVLLTGMNRRVSDIECALSLGVHRFLVDNETELTKLRKAAASAENTPEVLIRGNPAMEVPTHPDVATATRESKFGLDVASGRALTVAEAAADADELELVGVQLHVGSQIRGVEPYEVAAREMLSFAADVRDETGVEIDVLDLGGGFPVPYDEDVPDTETIVAAMADAVRDAAADHGLAEPTLCVEPGRRLVGNAGTLVASVGVVKETPHSTFAVLDAGTNAVSSYWPYPIYAVSDAEATREYDVAGPLCYTGDVIQEGVSLPPLEQGDVLAVDRIGAYSLGSASHTNAEPKPAVVLLRESGEAELVRRAETCDDVLGDDRIPEDLR, from the coding sequence ATGGACCTCGCGGCACGCAAAGCGCGCCTGCTCGACCACCGGGAGTCGTTACTCGAGGAGTTCGACACGCCTCTGTACATCTTCTTCGAGGAAGACCTTCGGCGCAACTACCGGACGCTTCGCGGAGCGTTGGACGACCACTACCCCGATTCGACGATCCACTTCGCAGTGAAGGCGAACTACAACCTGGGCGTCCTCTCGGTCCTCCGCGACGAAGGCTGTCACGCCGAGGCGTACGCCCGGTGTGAACTGACGGCGACCCAGCAAGCGGGCTTCGACCCCGGGGACGTCCTGCTGACGGGAATGAACCGCCGCGTCTCGGACATTGAGTGCGCGCTCTCGCTCGGCGTCCACCGGTTCCTCGTGGACAACGAGACCGAACTGACAAAGCTCCGAAAGGCAGCGGCGTCAGCCGAGAATACCCCGGAGGTGCTGATTCGGGGCAACCCGGCGATGGAGGTGCCGACCCACCCCGACGTGGCGACGGCGACCCGCGAGAGCAAGTTCGGCCTCGACGTGGCGTCCGGACGCGCGCTCACTGTGGCGGAGGCGGCAGCCGACGCCGACGAACTCGAACTGGTCGGCGTCCAACTCCACGTCGGGAGCCAGATTCGCGGCGTCGAACCGTACGAGGTCGCCGCCCGCGAGATGCTGTCGTTCGCGGCCGACGTGAGAGACGAGACGGGCGTCGAAATCGACGTGCTCGACCTCGGCGGCGGCTTTCCGGTTCCGTACGACGAGGACGTGCCCGACACCGAGACCATCGTGGCCGCGATGGCCGACGCCGTTCGAGACGCCGCCGCCGACCACGGCCTCGCCGAACCGACGCTCTGCGTCGAACCCGGCCGTCGGCTCGTCGGCAACGCGGGCACGCTCGTCGCCAGCGTCGGCGTCGTCAAGGAGACACCCCACTCGACGTTCGCCGTCCTTGACGCCGGAACGAACGCCGTCTCGTCGTACTGGCCGTACCCCATCTACGCCGTCTCCGATGCCGAGGCGACCCGGGAGTACGACGTGGCGGGACCGCTCTGTTACACCGGGGACGTGATTCAGGAGGGCGTCTCGCTTCCCCCGCTCGAACAGGGCGACGTGCTGGCCGTGGACCGCATCGGCGCGTACTCCCTCGGGAGCGCGAGTCACACGAACGCCGAGCCGAAACCTGCGGTCGTCCTCCTCAGGGAGTCCGGCGAGGCCGAACTCGTTCGCCGGGCGGAGACCTGCGACGACGTCCTCGGCGACGACCGCATCCCCGAGGACCTCCGGTGA
- a CDS encoding ABC transporter permease, translating to MSSKSTTVSNADFKTESGVVSTLKELRHSPTAVAGGVVVGVLVVLAVVSTIDLVFLDKAIITALVADPHAMDQINAYAPPSAAHPMGTDQFGRDVLARIIYGSRIALAIGVIAVGISFVGGILIGSFAAYSGGYTDDVLMRLMEVLYSIPGLVLAMTMMAILGPSVYNLFLAYGIIGIPAYARVMRSEVLSIREEEYVDAARAAGLPTRKILLREIVPNGFAAVLVQATLSMGGVIIGAAALSFLGFGVQPPTASWGRMLNNAQQALLIAPWVAIFPGLMIFLTVMGFNMLGDGLRDAMDPKTSLRVSYDPDDLPMPETETPGTSARAAKGIEATGTTGDGPDDPGRGAGGDD from the coding sequence ATGAGTTCGAAAAGTACCACCGTCTCGAACGCGGATTTCAAGACCGAAAGCGGCGTCGTCTCGACGCTCAAGGAGCTTCGACACAGCCCGACGGCCGTCGCCGGCGGCGTCGTCGTCGGCGTGCTCGTCGTATTGGCCGTCGTCTCGACCATCGACCTCGTCTTCCTCGACAAGGCGATCATTACGGCGCTCGTCGCGGACCCCCACGCGATGGACCAGATAAACGCCTACGCGCCCCCGTCGGCGGCGCATCCGATGGGCACCGACCAGTTCGGCCGCGACGTGCTCGCCCGCATCATCTACGGGAGCCGCATCGCGCTCGCCATCGGCGTCATCGCCGTCGGCATCTCGTTCGTCGGCGGCATTCTCATCGGGTCGTTCGCGGCCTACAGCGGCGGTTACACCGACGACGTGCTGATGCGCCTGATGGAAGTGCTGTACTCGATTCCCGGCCTCGTGCTGGCGATGACCATGATGGCCATCCTCGGCCCGTCGGTCTACAACCTCTTCCTGGCGTACGGCATCATCGGCATCCCGGCGTACGCGCGAGTGATGCGCTCGGAGGTGCTGTCCATCCGCGAGGAGGAGTACGTCGACGCCGCCCGCGCGGCGGGCCTGCCGACGCGCAAGATTCTGCTGCGCGAGATCGTTCCGAACGGGTTCGCGGCGGTGCTGGTGCAGGCGACGCTCTCGATGGGCGGCGTCATCATCGGCGCGGCCGCGCTGTCGTTCCTCGGGTTCGGCGTCCAGCCGCCCACCGCGTCGTGGGGCCGGATGCTGAACAACGCCCAGCAGGCCCTGCTGATCGCGCCCTGGGTCGCCATCTTCCCCGGCCTGATGATATTCCTGACCGTGATGGGGTTCAACATGCTCGGAGACGGCCTGCGCGACGCGATGGACCCCAAGACGTCGCTCCGGGTCAGCTACGATCCAGACGACCTGCCGATGCCCGAGACGGAGACGCCCGGTACGAGCGCCCGAGCGGCAAAGGGCATCGAGGCGACCGGGACGACCGGCGACGGTCCGGACGACCCGGGCCGCGGAGCGGGAGGTGACGACTGA
- a CDS encoding ABC transporter substrate-binding protein produces the protein MTDERLKLDRRHFLATSGLLGGTALAGCSGGGNDQGTTADTTAAGTSGGGSETTDQQQQNVQGGGTFVGTTAEDATTLDPRMNELAWVNGFLHYIFDTLYVLSPDGKQFQPHLAADQPQKQDETTFVVPLKQGVKFHDGSELTAEDVAYSFNWVLNPDNKSPNRSNLDFIDSVEASGDYEVTFNLNYPFALFKLTLAGMNAAVVPKKQAESQGTKKFGSKPVGSGPFTFQKHVSSSHITLARNEDYFLKKPNLASLKMRVIPKPQVQFVELATGGVHQATVPKNLLKKAQAEQGIKMTRISHFDYNGLIFNTMREPFGSLKVRKAMQYLVDYDEMLKATKGTLGKRSYGFMPKEVNKSWEFPWKEWKQKYYPDKNHDKAKQLLQEAGYGDGVGKTLKISSLASSKFKNMAIILQNELKKVGIEANVREVTIGQWLDELDSGEFDVNIYGWSGGQDPDGFFYYLFRDLRNDEGGLSEGIVGNASASYLYKSQDSDELQQVDETIRQARRLTDESKRKEMYIDAAETWQGLYPHIPVFSEQAATAWSKNVKDYEPTAFNAQPLCNEWSNAYIKK, from the coding sequence ATGACCGACGAACGCCTCAAACTAGACAGACGACACTTCCTGGCGACCTCCGGGCTGCTCGGCGGCACCGCGCTTGCCGGCTGTTCCGGCGGGGGCAACGACCAAGGCACGACCGCCGACACCACCGCGGCGGGGACGAGCGGCGGCGGTAGCGAGACGACCGATCAACAGCAGCAGAACGTCCAGGGCGGCGGAACCTTCGTCGGGACGACCGCCGAGGACGCGACGACCCTGGACCCGCGGATGAACGAACTCGCGTGGGTGAACGGGTTCCTTCACTACATCTTCGACACGCTCTACGTCCTGAGTCCGGACGGCAAGCAGTTCCAACCCCACCTCGCCGCCGACCAACCCCAGAAGCAGGACGAGACCACTTTCGTCGTCCCGCTGAAACAGGGCGTGAAGTTCCACGACGGGAGCGAGTTGACCGCCGAAGACGTCGCCTACTCGTTCAACTGGGTGCTCAACCCCGACAACAAGTCCCCGAACCGGTCGAACCTCGACTTCATCGACTCGGTGGAGGCGAGCGGCGACTACGAGGTGACGTTCAACCTCAATTACCCGTTCGCGCTGTTCAAGCTGACGCTGGCGGGGATGAACGCGGCCGTCGTGCCGAAGAAGCAGGCCGAGAGCCAAGGCACGAAGAAGTTCGGCAGCAAACCCGTCGGGTCCGGACCGTTCACGTTCCAGAAGCACGTCTCCTCCTCGCACATCACGCTGGCTCGCAACGAGGATTACTTCCTCAAGAAGCCGAACCTCGCCTCGCTGAAGATGCGGGTCATCCCGAAGCCGCAGGTCCAGTTCGTCGAGTTGGCGACCGGCGGCGTCCACCAGGCGACCGTGCCGAAGAACCTGCTGAAGAAGGCCCAGGCAGAGCAGGGCATCAAGATGACGCGCATCTCGCACTTCGACTACAACGGGCTCATCTTCAACACGATGCGCGAACCGTTCGGGAGCCTCAAGGTCCGGAAGGCGATGCAGTACCTCGTCGACTACGACGAGATGCTCAAGGCCACCAAAGGGACCCTCGGCAAGCGGTCCTACGGCTTCATGCCGAAGGAGGTCAACAAGTCGTGGGAGTTCCCCTGGAAGGAGTGGAAGCAAAAGTACTACCCGGACAAGAACCACGACAAAGCGAAGCAACTGCTGCAGGAAGCGGGGTACGGCGACGGCGTTGGGAAGACGCTCAAGATCTCCTCGCTGGCGAGCTCGAAGTTCAAGAACATGGCCATCATCCTGCAGAACGAGCTGAAGAAGGTGGGCATCGAGGCGAACGTCCGCGAGGTCACCATCGGCCAGTGGCTCGACGAACTCGACTCCGGCGAGTTCGACGTGAACATCTACGGGTGGTCCGGCGGCCAGGACCCCGACGGTTTCTTCTACTACCTGTTCCGTGACCTGCGAAACGACGAGGGCGGCCTCTCGGAAGGCATCGTCGGCAACGCCTCCGCGAGCTACCTGTATAAGTCCCAGGACAGCGACGAGTTACAGCAGGTCGACGAGACCATCCGGCAGGCCCGACGGCTCACCGACGAGAGCAAGCGCAAGGAGATGTACATCGACGCCGCCGAGACGTGGCAGGGGCTGTACCCCCACATCCCGGTGTTCTCCGAGCAGGCCGCGACCGCGTGGAGCAAGAACGTCAAGGACTACGAGCCCACCGCGTTCAACGCGCAACCGCTCTGTAACGAGTGGTCGAACGCGTACATCAAGAAGTAG
- a CDS encoding ABC transporter ATP-binding protein produces MALLEVEDLRTYFYTEDGIVQAVDGVSFEVERGETLGLVGESGAGKSVAVKSLLGLIRPPGHVVDGSVRFKGDDLLERSETELRNQVRGTEISFIFQDPMSALNPVFTVGSQISEIIEHHRDVSDEEAWDRTVQLLDDVGIPDPAERAEQYPHEFSGGMQQRALIAMALSCEPDLIIADEPTTALDVTIQAQILDLFDDIKDEFETSMVYVTHDLGVVREVCDRVAVMYLGEIAETAPYEELYRNPKHPYTQALLRSTVTADRRAEELDPIEGSMPSAVDPPSGCRYRTRCPVAFEDCATVEPPQFDVGADHDAACLHYAEGGDGDPRLHETGGDR; encoded by the coding sequence ATGGCGCTGCTCGAAGTCGAGGACCTCCGGACGTACTTCTACACGGAGGACGGCATCGTGCAGGCCGTCGACGGCGTCAGCTTCGAGGTCGAGCGGGGTGAAACCCTGGGTCTCGTCGGCGAGAGCGGCGCGGGCAAGTCCGTCGCTGTCAAGAGCCTGCTGGGGCTCATCCGGCCGCCGGGCCACGTCGTCGACGGCAGCGTCCGGTTCAAGGGCGACGACCTGCTCGAACGCTCGGAGACCGAACTGCGCAACCAGGTCCGGGGCACCGAGATATCGTTCATCTTCCAGGACCCCATGTCCGCGTTGAACCCCGTGTTCACCGTCGGGAGCCAGATTTCGGAGATAATCGAGCATCACCGCGACGTGAGCGACGAGGAAGCGTGGGACCGGACTGTCCAGTTGCTGGACGACGTCGGCATCCCAGACCCGGCCGAGCGCGCCGAGCAGTACCCACACGAGTTCTCCGGCGGGATGCAACAGCGCGCGCTCATCGCGATGGCGCTGTCATGCGAACCAGACCTGATCATCGCCGACGAACCGACGACTGCGCTCGACGTAACCATCCAGGCACAGATACTCGACCTGTTCGACGACATCAAAGACGAGTTCGAGACGAGCATGGTGTACGTGACCCACGACCTCGGGGTCGTCCGCGAGGTCTGCGACCGCGTCGCCGTGATGTACCTCGGCGAAATCGCGGAGACCGCCCCCTACGAGGAACTGTACCGGAACCCGAAACACCCCTACACGCAGGCGCTGCTGCGCTCGACGGTGACGGCCGACCGGCGCGCGGAGGAACTGGACCCCATCGAGGGGTCGATGCCCAGCGCGGTTGACCCGCCCTCCGGCTGTCGCTATCGGACCCGCTGTCCCGTCGCCTTCGAGGACTGCGCCACCGTGGAACCGCCGCAGTTCGACGTCGGAGCGGACCACGACGCGGCGTGTCTGCACTACGCGGAGGGCGGCGACGGCGACCCGCGACTCCACGAGACGGGAGGTGACCGATGA
- a CDS encoding ABC transporter ATP-binding protein — protein MSSTVERRRERTDEPLLSVEGLKTHFPVNTGVLGSLTYDRDRDGFPFALDDSHVKAVDGVDFDLFPGETLGVVGESGCGKSTLARTVVGLEDPTAGQIRFDGRDVTDFEESDERWFRENVQMVFQDPMSSLNPRRKVGRIIADPLEAAGWSEEERKSRAIELLEQVGLEGEYYNRFPHEFSGGQRQRINLARALSINPDLVIADEPVSGLDMSVQAQILSLMADLQEEYGLTYLFITHDLGVVRSMADRVAVMYVGDFVEVGPTERLFTEPHHPYTRSLLDAVPNPNPDAAGVVAELKGDVPSPTDPPSGCKFHTRCPNFVLPDGFSEAGYADFASLREDVNSADLDASGDPQSVVESYFDHEVPSRVRRDAVAAVEAADTGDWATAREYLAEHASVCETETPLLEQVSVSSHQSACHLDTDDREEFTW, from the coding sequence ATGAGCTCGACCGTCGAGCGGCGACGCGAGCGAACGGACGAGCCGCTGTTGAGCGTCGAGGGGCTGAAGACGCACTTCCCGGTCAACACCGGCGTGCTCGGCTCGCTCACTTACGACCGCGACCGGGACGGCTTCCCGTTCGCGTTGGACGACTCCCACGTGAAGGCCGTGGACGGGGTCGACTTCGACCTGTTCCCCGGCGAGACGCTGGGCGTCGTCGGCGAGTCCGGCTGCGGCAAGTCGACGCTCGCGCGAACCGTCGTCGGACTGGAGGACCCGACGGCGGGCCAGATACGCTTCGACGGCCGGGACGTGACGGACTTCGAGGAGTCCGACGAGCGGTGGTTCCGCGAGAACGTCCAGATGGTGTTCCAGGACCCCATGTCGAGTCTGAACCCCCGCCGGAAGGTCGGACGCATCATCGCCGACCCGCTGGAGGCCGCCGGCTGGAGCGAGGAGGAGCGGAAGAGTCGCGCCATCGAGTTGCTCGAACAGGTCGGCCTCGAAGGGGAGTACTACAACCGCTTCCCCCACGAGTTCTCCGGCGGGCAACGCCAGCGGATCAACCTCGCCCGCGCCCTCTCCATCAACCCGGACCTCGTCATCGCCGACGAACCGGTCTCGGGACTGGACATGAGCGTGCAGGCCCAAATACTCAGTTTGATGGCGGACCTGCAGGAGGAGTACGGGCTGACCTACCTGTTCATCACCCACGACCTCGGCGTCGTCCGGAGCATGGCCGACCGCGTGGCCGTGATGTACGTCGGAGACTTCGTGGAGGTCGGGCCGACCGAGCGGCTGTTCACCGAACCGCACCACCCCTACACGCGGTCGCTGCTCGACGCGGTGCCGAACCCCAACCCCGACGCGGCGGGCGTTGTCGCGGAGTTGAAGGGCGACGTGCCGAGCCCGACGGACCCGCCCTCGGGCTGCAAGTTCCACACGCGCTGTCCGAACTTCGTACTGCCCGACGGATTCTCCGAGGCGGGCTACGCCGACTTCGCCTCGTTGCGCGAGGACGTGAACTCGGCGGACCTCGACGCGAGCGGCGACCCTCAGTCGGTCGTCGAGTCGTACTTCGACCACGAGGTGCCGAGTCGCGTCCGCAGGGACGCCGTAGCGGCCGTCGAGGCGGCTGACACAGGCGACTGGGCGACCGCGCGCGAGTACCTCGCCGAACACGCCTCGGTCTGCGAGACCGAGACGCCGCTGCTGGAGCAGGTGTCGGTGTCGTCTCACCAGTCGGCCTGTCACCTCGACACGGACGACCGCGAGGAGTTCACGTGGTGA
- the dacB gene encoding D-alanyl-D-alanine carboxypeptidase/D-alanyl-D-alanine endopeptidase, translating to MSDSPEAAVSGLASIDGASASIFAREVTAGGDDSSETRERGGGQGDVLASHAPDRALPPASNTKLLTTALALDALGPDYRFETRATSSGELSDGRLDGDLRLHGGGAPDLSPGDLAELAERVRESGVETVAGDLLFDRSLFGDDGLGPGWTWGDERHAYGARSDALSLAGNTVAVEVADPAATGEFQATLTPETDAVSVQCDVEPGEDDCSVYTDHDTGVVRVEGTLPSGSERSERAPVSNPGYHCALAFRDALADADVAVRGDVAERTGTEAEAETSPNGHSSTREWAVESAPISALARRTNVPSDNFVAEQLARAVGASHAGGTDDGDGGGRSGSWEAWNDLATDRLESLGVSTCRIRDGSGLSRYNLLTARGVVELLSWAADRPWRDTFFSSLPEPGEGTLESRLADVDGVRAKTGTLTGTCALSGIVERPDAPDVLFSVLLSGLTGDVESARERQDAFVRSLR from the coding sequence GTGAGCGACTCGCCGGAAGCGGCCGTCTCTGGACTCGCGTCCATCGATGGCGCGTCAGCCTCGATTTTCGCCCGCGAGGTGACTGCAGGCGGCGACGACAGCAGCGAAACCCGCGAGCGCGGGGGTGGGCAGGGCGACGTTCTCGCCAGCCACGCGCCCGACCGCGCGCTACCGCCCGCGTCGAACACGAAACTACTGACGACGGCACTCGCGCTGGACGCGCTCGGTCCAGACTATCGCTTCGAGACGCGTGCGACTTCGAGCGGTGAGCTATCCGACGGACGCCTCGACGGCGACCTCCGCCTCCACGGCGGCGGCGCGCCCGACCTCTCGCCCGGAGACCTCGCGGAGCTGGCCGAGCGCGTCCGCGAGTCGGGCGTCGAGACCGTCGCGGGCGACCTGCTGTTCGACCGCTCGCTGTTTGGCGACGACGGACTCGGCCCCGGCTGGACGTGGGGCGACGAACGGCACGCGTACGGGGCGCGGAGCGACGCGCTCTCGCTCGCCGGCAACACCGTCGCCGTCGAGGTCGCCGACCCGGCGGCGACCGGAGAGTTCCAGGCGACGCTCACCCCCGAGACCGACGCGGTCTCGGTCCAGTGCGACGTCGAACCCGGCGAGGACGACTGCTCGGTCTACACCGACCACGACACCGGAGTCGTCCGCGTCGAAGGGACGCTCCCGTCCGGAAGCGAGCGAAGCGAGCGCGCGCCCGTCTCGAATCCGGGGTATCACTGCGCGCTGGCATTCCGCGACGCGCTCGCCGACGCGGACGTCGCGGTGCGAGGCGACGTCGCCGAACGAACGGGGACGGAGGCCGAAGCGGAAACCTCCCCGAACGGGCACTCCAGCACCCGCGAGTGGGCCGTCGAATCCGCGCCAATCTCGGCGTTGGCACGCCGGACGAACGTCCCCTCGGACAACTTCGTCGCGGAGCAACTCGCCCGCGCCGTCGGCGCGTCCCACGCCGGCGGGACAGACGACGGCGACGGCGGTGGTCGCTCTGGGTCGTGGGAGGCCTGGAACGACCTCGCGACCGACCGCCTCGAATCGCTCGGCGTCTCAACGTGTCGAATCCGAGACGGATCGGGGCTGTCGCGGTACAACCTCCTCACCGCCAGGGGCGTCGTCGAACTGCTCTCGTGGGCCGCCGACCGACCGTGGCGCGACACGTTCTTCTCCTCGCTCCCGGAACCGGGCGAGGGCACGCTCGAATCGCGACTCGCTGACGTCGACGGGGTCCGCGCGAAGACCGGAACGCTCACCGGAACCTGCGCGCTCTCCGGGATAGTCGAACGGCCGGACGCGCCAGACGTGCTGTTCTCGGTGTTGCTGTCGGGACTGACCGGCGACGTCGAGTCGGCCCGCGAGCGACAGGACGCGTTCGTCCGGTCGTTGCGGTGA
- a CDS encoding ABC transporter permease, protein MSLYRYTIRRILQIIPVLLGVFTLTFVMVHALPGNPVRIYLGLNPSQELANELIHRYGFDQPLWKQYLDYLWRLLHGEIGESFMRKRPVSGLMLERMGPTLVLMGVSYLIALPAALLLGVYSAAKHNQIGDHVSRFVGLAGLSTPNFWLGLMLIFLFAYEVSWFPASGYVSPLADPVGAAKHLVLPIITLATAQTATLMRMTRSSMVEELSQDYVETARAYGLPERRILLRHAFRNALLPLITIIGLQLSFLLDGSVVVEQIFAIPGMGRLGYKGLINQDYGVIIGLNIFFSILFLVGVLLTDLAYAYIDPRIRYD, encoded by the coding sequence ATGAGTCTCTACAGGTACACGATACGACGAATCCTCCAGATAATCCCGGTGCTACTGGGCGTGTTCACACTCACGTTCGTGATGGTACACGCGCTGCCGGGCAACCCGGTTCGGATCTATCTGGGACTGAACCCGAGTCAGGAACTCGCCAACGAACTGATACACCGCTACGGCTTCGACCAGCCGCTCTGGAAGCAGTACTTGGACTACCTCTGGCGACTCCTCCACGGCGAAATCGGCGAGTCGTTCATGCGGAAACGACCCGTCTCGGGCCTCATGCTCGAACGGATGGGGCCGACGCTGGTCCTGATGGGCGTCTCGTACCTCATCGCACTGCCGGCGGCGCTGCTGTTGGGCGTCTACTCGGCCGCCAAGCACAACCAGATCGGCGACCACGTCTCGCGATTCGTCGGACTGGCGGGCCTCTCGACGCCCAACTTCTGGCTGGGGCTGATGCTCATATTCCTGTTCGCCTACGAAGTCAGCTGGTTCCCGGCGTCGGGCTACGTCTCGCCGCTGGCTGACCCGGTCGGCGCGGCCAAGCACCTCGTGCTCCCGATAATCACGCTCGCGACGGCCCAGACGGCCACGCTGATGCGGATGACCCGCTCCAGCATGGTCGAGGAGCTGTCCCAGGATTACGTTGAGACGGCGCGCGCGTACGGCCTCCCCGAACGGCGTATCCTGCTGCGCCACGCGTTCCGCAACGCGCTGTTGCCGCTCATCACCATCATCGGTCTGCAACTGTCGTTCCTGCTGGACGGCAGCGTCGTCGTCGAACAGATATTCGCTATCCCCGGCATGGGTCGGCTCGGCTACAAGGGACTGATCAACCAGGACTACGGCGTCATCATCGGGTTGAACATCTTCTTCTCGATACTGTTCCTCGTCGGCGTCCTGCTGACCGACCTCGCCTACGCGTACATCGACCCCCGAATCAGATACGACTGA
- a CDS encoding M42 family metallopeptidase — translation MTDEHSVEFADLERLVAARGPPGDEHAVADVFEELVEPHVDTVTRDELGNVVATSEGTEDAPEIMLAAHTDELAFLVDGVTDEGFLTFQLLGGHYKGNFAGQQVVVGPDEVPGVIGAKPRHFMDDDEKESLPEDLVIDVGASGRAEVRDLNVEPGDHATWDREVTRLAGDRVASRALDDRIALAMLVATARRVDTDATVHYAATVQEEVGLRGARTAGFAVDPDVGVALEIFPSDDYPAGDEADPAVRVGEGPVVEFGDGTSEYLFGGVLVDRQTLSWLRSAGEAGDIPVQHAVMVGGTTDATEFQQVRGGRHAGAVAIPCRYTHSPVETVSMGDADEAVELLVEALGTPFPSREEARRR, via the coding sequence ATGACAGACGAACACTCCGTCGAGTTCGCCGACCTCGAACGCCTCGTCGCCGCGCGTGGCCCGCCGGGCGACGAGCACGCCGTCGCCGACGTGTTCGAGGAGTTGGTCGAACCGCACGTCGATACCGTGACGAGAGACGAGTTGGGGAACGTCGTCGCCACGTCCGAGGGCACCGAGGACGCCCCCGAGATCATGCTCGCGGCCCACACCGACGAACTCGCGTTTCTCGTCGACGGCGTCACCGACGAGGGTTTCCTGACGTTCCAGTTGCTCGGCGGTCACTACAAGGGCAACTTCGCCGGCCAGCAGGTCGTCGTCGGTCCCGACGAGGTGCCGGGCGTGATCGGCGCGAAACCGCGCCACTTCATGGACGACGATGAGAAGGAGTCGCTTCCCGAGGACCTCGTCATCGACGTGGGCGCGAGCGGTCGCGCCGAGGTCCGCGACCTGAACGTCGAACCCGGCGACCACGCGACGTGGGACCGCGAGGTGACGCGACTCGCCGGCGACCGCGTCGCCAGCCGGGCGCTGGACGACCGGATCGCGCTGGCGATGCTGGTGGCGACGGCTCGCCGCGTGGACACCGACGCGACGGTCCACTACGCGGCCACGGTCCAGGAGGAGGTCGGACTGCGCGGCGCCCGCACCGCCGGCTTCGCCGTGGACCCCGACGTGGGCGTCGCCCTCGAAATATTCCCGTCGGACGACTACCCAGCGGGCGACGAGGCCGACCCCGCCGTCCGCGTCGGCGAGGGGCCGGTCGTCGAGTTCGGTGACGGCACCTCCGAGTACCTGTTCGGCGGCGTCCTCGTCGACCGACAGACTCTCTCGTGGCTCAGGTCGGCCGGGGAGGCCGGCGACATCCCAGTCCAGCACGCGGTGATGGTCGGCGGCACGACTGACGCAACCGAGTTCCAGCAGGTCCGGGGCGGCCGTCACGCTGGTGCGGTCGCCATCCCCTGTCGGTACACTCACTCGCCCGTCGAGACCGTTTCGATGGGTGACGCGGACGAGGCCGTCGAACTGTTGGTCGAAGCCCTCGGTACTCCGTTCCCGTCCCGCGAGGAGGCGAGACGGCGGTGA